aatagaagaaaaattttggtcatttttattagaaccaaatgaaagtttgagctatattaattattaattttccaatgatgcccttattaattctaacatgtaaaatgtgtctcattaattattttttctctttcccaCTCTTCAACACTAATGGCAAAGGGCAATgttggaagtttattttaattcaaaacaaatttaatgcattttatctagtttaactacatttcttaaactatgtgatttttttcttcttcttataaataggaccagaGGTAGTATATGTTTGCATAAGTTTAAAAGAGACACCTAAATGTAGCATTGTGGTAACCCTTATTGCATTTTCTGCAAAAATATCTCCCATCTTCATCCTTCACTCTAGTTAAGCAATTCCTCGTTGGGCACGCACGATATGACCAATTTGTTCTTAAATCAATGTCTTTCACAATTCCGTAAGTCATAAAATAACCATCCTGGAGAAACGATTATGAAGATCATTAAGAAGAAAttcataattatttatttgtaaaAGGCAATTACTTTGGATCATTAATGCAAAATAAATATGAACTTTCCGTCcaatatattttgaaattaattactcCAATAATTGTTAAGGTATTAATTAGAGTAGTTTATGTTGATTTTATGGCATAAAATATTAAGTATAATAAGtgtttaaaataggaaaaaaaatgaaattggaaTCTaatccttatatatatatatatatatatatatatatatggttctCATTGCTTGCCCTCTTATCATATAGCTATTATCCATGTGTGCGTTCTCTTATTAGAGGCCTTTGCCATTTGTAGGTCTCTCATGTTTAAGCGCGAGGAATCCTTGTTGCTGACGCTCATACCAAAATGACTTTTTCTTTTCCGATTTTAGTTTGGGTTGAGAATTATCCTTCTGACTTATTGCCTCTATTTGTTGCTAACTCTATTTCTATTggatttaatattaatatatgatATGATGATGAGTACTGAATAACTATTTCGATTTTCGACCCAAAGctgtttattattttaataaaacaaaattaaccAATCTAATCATTAGATTCAAGGCTCTCATGAAATAGATCTAAGTTCAAAATCTTAATTCACACTACTAGAAAATCGttgtttagcgacggatttagcGACCGAAATATTTCAGTCACAAATAGCGACCGAGTTTGCGACGGAATCCATGATATTTTGGTCAAAATTCAAGTTTGACTTATTAGCGACTGAATTAGCGACGGAATATTTAGCGACCGACATTTCTGTCGCTAAATTTgtagaataaaaataataaagcgATGTTGCGACTGAACTAGCGACAGATTGTGTTAGCGACCGAACTAtccgtcgctattagcgaccgatttagcgacAGTTGTATTAGCGACCGACTTTACCGTTGCTAAAAAGTATagcaaaaataataaataaagtaGCGACGGTATTAGCAACTGATTATTTAGCGACTGATATAtccgtcgctattagcgacTGATTTAGCGACGGCTAATTTAGCGACCGATATATCGGTCGCTAGTAGCGACTGATTTAGCGACGGTCGAATTAGCGACCGGATTTTCCGTCGCTAAAAAgtataataaatataattcaCAAAGTATCCTTTTGAGAAAATGTTATATATTGGATTCGAACCGGATCCACAGCAATCATAGTTACTGACTTGCCAGTTGAGCTATTGAACTTCCTTAGTTTTGTTTgcgtttaatatatatattaattaataaaacgtAACCCTAATGTTATCAAAACTAAGTGTCAATCTACCAAATCATACCCTCtgcttctctactctctctcgCTCACTCTCTTCTCGACGGCGCGCACCTCCATCGTTAGGGTTCCTCTTCATCGCTCATACCTCCATCGTTAGGGTTCCTCACCACCGTGCTTCCATCATCAAACCACACCTTCCTTCTGCTCTGCTTCGTTTTCACCTCACCGTGCTTCAATCAATCAAACCACACCTTCCTTCTGCTGCTTCGTCTTCACCATCGCTTCCATCACTCAAGCTCGTGTgggttctgcttcttcttcaccGAGCCCGTCCGCTCCAGCGCGACTGCATCCCACGGCGCGCCGCACCTTCCGCTGCCATTATCAAGGTTTGGTTTGTAACCGATATTTTTCCTGCAATTTTCCATCTTCTGTGctatgttttttcttttaattgctATGGAAGCCTCTGATTTTTTCTGAACACTgcaattttctctttttatgaATGGTATGTGGAGGAGGAATTCTGGTTTTGTTCCATTGCTGGTGTTGTTACAGGATGGTTTGGTCACGTTTTTATGGGCGTTCCAAAGTTTGTAAGGCCATAAGTTTTATTGGATTTTACCATAATTTCTTTTAGATTTAACTTCAAATAGACAGTTTGTTGCTAGATTAACTAatctattttttgttttgtttttggttttttagctTCAAACTGACAGTATTGGGTTTGATTCCTATTGGGTTAATGCAGTACGGGGACACTTCCCTTTGGAATTCTAGGGCTTCCTGTTCACTCTTTTGACTTCTAGtttttgttcttgttcttgtcTGTCCCTATTGGAAATTAGGTAGTGAGTAGTGGGGTATGGTTTTGGTTTTTGAGTCTTCAACTCTTTTATGGTATTTTTCTCTGCATGACTTGCCCACATGATGTCCATTATTTTACTTGAGAATGAATATATGTTGGGCTGTTACTTTATGGGTTTTCTTAAATTAAGTTTTATGTTCGGTTGTTTAATTTAGTTTAACTTCTAATTAGCTTGTAATTTGAGGGTCAATTGTATATTCTTTTTTTTGCAGATTTTGATGCTTGAGTTTTGTGCTTTCCAAAACATTGATCTTTGCTGTTATGGGAAAGGACGAAGTCCTGGGAAATGGTTCAAGAACTtacttttggggaagaagaaatcatcatcaaagTCTAATTCATCAAAGAATGATGATATTTTTGTAAGTTTTTTCATGTTTAGTACCTATTTGTGTTAATGATTTGTTAAAGGCTGAGATAATATCAATGCTGTTGCCTTTAGGTTGTGAGCACTTAGACAAGTTGtaactttttttgttttaatttattgATGTACATAGAAACCTTCAAGTAACAAGGATGTGCTGGGGTCTTCTGAGGTGTCTGTGTCGGCTCAAACTGTGGATTCTTTGATCATATCCGCACCTCTATCTGGAACTAATGCTACTCAAGGAGTGGTTTCAGAAAAGGAAATAGTTAGCAGGCCATCGAATGACAGG
This is a stretch of genomic DNA from Lotus japonicus ecotype B-129 chromosome 1, LjGifu_v1.2. It encodes these proteins:
- the LOC130720650 gene encoding protein IQ-DOMAIN 30-like isoform X1, yielding MLSKLSVNLPNHTLCFSTLSRSLSSRRRAPPSLGFLFIAHTSIVRVPHHRASIIKPHLPSALLRFHLTVLQSIKPHLPSAASSSPSLPSLKLVWVLLLLHRARPLQRDCIPRRAAPSAAIIKILMLEFCAFQNIDLCCYGKGRSPGKWFKNLLLGKKKSSSKSNSSKNDDIFKPSSNKDVLGSSEVSVSAQTVDSLIISAPLSGTNATQGVVSEKEIVSRPSNDRDVLSNGDKEAHAQPIANVETIEKLQLTEAAIKLQAACRGYQARRAFQTLRAITQLQALIRGHLVRRQAVSALYCVKGIVKFQALARGYNVRRSDVGLAVLKIRKVKVIRLIQQVQ
- the LOC130720650 gene encoding protein IQ-DOMAIN 28-like isoform X2: MLSKLSVNLPNHTLCFSTLSRSLSSRRRAPPSLGFLFIAHTSIVRVPHHRASIIKPHLPSALLRFHLTVLQSIKPHLPSAASSSPSLPSLKLVWVLLLLHRARPLQRDCIPRRAAPSAAIIKILMLEFCAFQNIDLCCYGKGRSPGKWFKNLLLGKKKSSSKSNSSKNDDIFKPSSNKDVLGSSEVSVSAQTVDSLIISAPLSGTNATQGVVSEKEIVSRPSNDRDVLSNGDKEAHAQPIANVETIEKLQLTEAAIKLQAACRGYQARRAFQTLRAITQLQALIRGHLVRRQAVSALYCVKGIVKFQALARGYNVRRSDVGLAVLKIRKLD